A single window of Leishmania braziliensis MHOM/BR/75/M2904 complete genome, chromosome 27 DNA harbors:
- a CDS encoding putative proteasome regulatory non-ATP-ase subunit 3, producing the protein MPLVAAKTSTNATAATKRAEAEQLKRLMALYRAVCVRHDELGMEIVLNDILALLTSTHQHEQAEAFIATCNITLPHRANNQAARYFYYVGLTRALRLEYVDAHQCLQQALRKAPERAFGFRIATTKLSLVVQLLLGEIPPRSDFLAKDMRDSLAPYLQLASCVRFGQVDRFMTVLREHQVTFEHDRTHSLILRVHQHVIKTGLRRICQAYSRISISDVCSKLAMSNVSDAEYILSKAIHDGVIDAVLDNEKGELISSDSIDVYSTSEPLYALQRRIQFLNLTHNDAKRAMRYDVTDPEIIEERRKEAKAERDELERAIQDESTGIDNVNFEDGL; encoded by the coding sequence ATGCCCCTCGTTGCCGCCAAGACGTCGACTAATGCCACGGCCGCCACGAAGCGTgccgaggcggagcagctgaagcgcCTCATGGCCCTTTACCgcgccgtgtgtgtgcgccatGACGAGCTCGGCATGGAGATTGTGCTCAACGACATACTTGCCTTACTCACCAGTACGCACCAGCACGAGCAGGCAGAGGCGTTCATCGCGACATGCAACATTACCCTGCCGCATCGCGCGAACAACCAGGCTGCTCGCTACTTTTACTACGTCGGTCTCACACGTGCGCTGCGGCTCGAGTACGTCGACGCGCATCAGTGTCTGCAGCAGGCACTGCGTAAGGCACCGGAGCGCGCCTTCGGCTTTCGCATCGCGACGACAAAGCTGTCTTTGGTAGTTCAGCTGCTTCTTGGTGAAATTCCGCCTCGCTCTGATTTCCTCGCCAAGGACATGCGCGACAGTCTCGCGCCGTACTTGCAACTCGCCTCGTGCGTGCGCTTTGGGCAAGTAGACCGCTTCATGACGGTTCTGCGCGAGCACCAGGTGACCTTCGAGCATGACCGCACCCACTCCCTTATCCTGCGTGTCCATCAGCACGTCATCAAGACAGGACTGCGCCGCATCTGCCAGGCGTACAGCCGAATCAGCATCTCCGACGTGTGCTCAAAGCTCGCCATGAGCAACGTGTCGGATGCTGAGTACATCCTCTCCAAGGCTATCCATGATGGTGTGATTGATGCCGTTCTAGACAACGAAAAGGGCGAGCTCATCTCCAGCGATAGCATCGACGTCTACTCCACCTCTGAGCCGCTTtacgcgctgcagcgccgcatccaGTTCCTGAACTTGACGCACAACGACGCCAAGCGCGCCATGCGCTACGACGTGACGGACCCCGAGATTATCGAGGAGCGTCGCAAGGAGGCTAAAGCGGAGCGCGATGAGCTGGAGCGTGCCATCCAGGATGAGTCTACTGGGATCGACAACGTGAACTTTGAGGACGGCCTGTAG